A single Lentimicrobiaceae bacterium DNA region contains:
- a CDS encoding 4Fe-4S dicluster domain-containing protein encodes MKKFNLLRILRIIISLAFFFFITGAFLDLYSHFGAIFSKWVLFLQFMPSLLNFINVAAFAATGFIFVLLLTLLFGRVYCSFLCPLGTLQDGIGWLGRLFRRKRFRYRKAPAALHYSIFGLTILIFGAGSISLLTILEPYSNFGRIIANLVRPVVIFCNNHLANFFQQKNIYFFSPYESEIASPGAILFSTAFLLMLFVTVFIYGRWFCNSLCPVGGILRLVSQISVFKIRIDQQSCNSCGACMMKCKAGCINSKKKVIEFQRCIGCMDCLKTCPKNGVKYSLMPMAKKEPTATDDSRRTFLKTASAVALTIPAMAGAGQVLRKSGAGSLFNEKKCPVCPPGSLGLEYFNFNCTACHLCISQCPTQVLKPSYDSYGLNGFMQPVMDYNASFCNFECNRCSQVCPNGAILPLTLAEKKLTQLGVAVFVEKNCVVYNNNTACGACNEHCPTKAVTMVPYKNGLKIPKVNWEICLGCGACEYACPTIHNKAIYVEGVPVHRKAKPPDSKVNDTKVDYKEDFPF; translated from the coding sequence ATGAAAAAATTCAATCTTTTAAGAATATTGAGGATAATTATTTCCTTGGCTTTCTTCTTTTTTATAACCGGTGCATTTCTCGATTTGTATTCTCATTTTGGGGCAATCTTCTCTAAGTGGGTCTTGTTTCTTCAGTTTATGCCCTCGTTGCTGAATTTCATCAATGTCGCCGCCTTTGCAGCTACGGGATTTATTTTTGTATTATTGCTTACCCTGCTTTTCGGAAGGGTATATTGCTCTTTTCTTTGCCCCTTAGGTACTTTGCAGGATGGCATAGGCTGGCTTGGACGGCTTTTCCGCCGCAAACGGTTTCGTTACCGCAAAGCTCCTGCCGCTTTGCATTATTCTATTTTTGGGCTTACGATTTTGATTTTTGGTGCCGGAAGTATTTCCCTGCTTACAATTCTTGAACCTTACAGCAATTTTGGGCGAATTATCGCAAATCTTGTTCGCCCAGTAGTTATATTTTGTAATAATCACCTGGCAAACTTTTTTCAACAGAAGAATATCTATTTTTTTAGCCCTTACGAAAGTGAAATTGCTTCCCCGGGAGCCATTTTGTTTTCGACTGCTTTTCTTTTGATGCTTTTTGTTACGGTTTTTATTTACGGAAGGTGGTTTTGTAATTCGCTTTGTCCGGTAGGAGGGATACTTCGCTTGGTTTCCCAAATTTCTGTTTTTAAAATCAGGATTGACCAGCAGAGTTGTAACTCTTGCGGAGCTTGCATGATGAAATGCAAAGCCGGTTGCATCAACAGTAAAAAGAAGGTAATTGAATTTCAGCGCTGCATAGGGTGCATGGATTGTTTGAAGACTTGTCCCAAAAACGGTGTAAAATATTCACTAATGCCGATGGCTAAAAAAGAACCAACTGCCACAGATGACAGTCGCCGTACATTTTTGAAAACCGCATCAGCGGTTGCGCTTACAATTCCTGCTATGGCGGGCGCCGGACAGGTACTCAGGAAAAGTGGCGCAGGCTCTTTATTTAATGAAAAAAAATGTCCTGTTTGTCCTCCGGGCTCTTTAGGGTTGGAATATTTTAATTTTAATTGTACAGCTTGCCATCTTTGCATCAGCCAGTGTCCGACCCAGGTTTTAAAACCTTCGTACGATTCCTATGGATTGAATGGTTTTATGCAACCTGTGATGGATTACAATGCAAGTTTTTGCAACTTTGAATGTAATCGTTGTTCTCAGGTTTGTCCAAACGGAGCAATTCTGCCACTTACGCTTGCTGAGAAAAAACTTACACAGTTGGGCGTTGCCGTATTTGTTGAAAAAAATTGTGTGGTTTACAACAACAACACAGCCTGCGGTGCCTGCAACGAACATTGTCCGACAAAGGCTGTTACCATGGTTCCATATAAAAACGGACTGAAAATTCCGAAAGTTAACTGGGAAATTTGTCTTGGATGCGGTGCTTGCGAATATGCCTGCCCTACAATCCACAACAAGGCGATTTATGTTGAGGGAGTTCCTGTACATAGAAAAGCTAAGCCACCCGATAGTAAGGTTAACGATACGA